A single Methanospirillum lacunae DNA region contains:
- a CDS encoding nucleotidyltransferase family protein — protein sequence MGLFGSSIRGEAFPNSDIDIIVAFQENREIFDNYMDLKSFLED from the coding sequence ATTGGATTATTTGGATCATCCATTCGCGGAGAGGCTTTTCCTAACAGTGACATTGACATTATTGTCGCCTTCCAGGAGAACAGGGAGATCTTTGATAATTATATGGACCTGAAGTCTTTTCTGGAGGATTAA
- a CDS encoding histidine kinase N-terminal 7TM domain-containing protein: protein MAFQNYPLFYLFFLSALITGYLSLYTWKRREIRSAKSFSILMGLISVWSLFYGFEVITDDPALHVLFLKLEYLAIPWISGFLILFALEFGGYTKYLTNKLLFLIFLIPVIVFIGYFTNDYHHLYYENSTFLLINDLVVISNTPGMLYRLLTVANIAAAIFGFLVVLQVYYHAPPLLRPQLKYTQLSFIVGIVCVLSYFVFPKLYPDFDLSPIFLVIIGVFLLHAIFRYKLLDLMYIPYRNIFSYLHEGVMVLDPKNRILEINEAASLFFDQDQEILRGRNLESIDSPLKEYYPALTGNDGTKFTIHKKKDQTEYFFLVEMYPVYNLKEMITCRMVILHDISDITKSNKALEEAGKKLSLLNCITRHDLLNQIAIVSGYSNVMIDSSYNPDLYKHHLEIIRDSSDMMKDLIQFTAAYQNLGVGSPVWLSVEGLATRAWKSLPNADGISLEVRSSVEIFADLLLEKVFFNLFDNSIRHGGEIHKISIFSYEQNGIHFLVYEDDGMGIEPEIKPKIFSRGFGKNTGYGLFLIREILSITSITINETGIYGKGVRFEMKIPAGGVRKRSDNSGSEEREEK from the coding sequence ATGGCATTTCAAAATTATCCGTTGTTTTACCTATTTTTTCTCTCTGCATTAATTACAGGATATCTATCCCTTTACACATGGAAGAGGAGAGAGATTCGAAGTGCAAAATCATTTAGCATTCTGATGGGTCTTATCTCTGTATGGTCTCTCTTCTATGGATTTGAGGTTATCACAGATGATCCCGCACTTCATGTCCTTTTTTTGAAACTTGAGTATCTTGCCATACCCTGGATTTCAGGTTTTCTGATTCTGTTTGCACTGGAATTTGGAGGATATACGAAATACCTGACAAATAAATTATTGTTTCTGATTTTTCTCATCCCGGTTATCGTGTTTATCGGGTATTTTACAAATGATTACCATCACCTGTATTATGAAAATTCAACATTTCTCCTGATCAATGACCTGGTGGTCATTTCCAATACTCCGGGGATGCTATACCGACTCCTCACTGTAGCCAATATTGCAGCTGCCATTTTCGGATTTTTAGTTGTTCTTCAGGTATATTATCATGCTCCGCCATTGCTCCGTCCTCAACTCAAATATACTCAATTATCCTTTATTGTGGGAATCGTGTGTGTATTATCATATTTCGTGTTTCCGAAATTGTATCCAGATTTTGATTTGTCTCCCATTTTTCTCGTGATAATTGGTGTTTTTTTACTTCATGCCATATTCAGGTACAAACTTCTCGATCTCATGTATATCCCGTACCGGAACATTTTCAGTTACCTTCATGAAGGTGTGATGGTACTGGATCCAAAAAACCGGATACTGGAGATTAATGAAGCAGCATCACTCTTCTTTGATCAAGATCAGGAAATATTGCGGGGAAGGAATCTGGAATCAATAGATTCGCCTCTCAAAGAGTATTACCCGGCCTTAACTGGAAATGACGGAACAAAGTTTACTATTCACAAGAAAAAAGACCAGACAGAATATTTTTTTCTTGTTGAGATGTATCCGGTCTATAATTTGAAAGAGATGATAACATGCAGGATGGTTATTTTACATGATATATCAGATATTACAAAGTCTAACAAGGCACTTGAAGAAGCAGGAAAAAAATTAAGTTTATTAAATTGCATTACCCGGCATGATCTTCTGAATCAAATCGCGATAGTTTCAGGATATTCAAATGTCATGATCGATTCATCATACAATCCGGACCTCTATAAACATCATTTAGAGATTATCAGGGATTCTTCTGATATGATGAAAGATTTAATTCAGTTTACCGCAGCCTATCAAAATCTTGGAGTCGGAAGTCCGGTCTGGTTATCAGTAGAAGGATTAGCAACCCGGGCATGGAAATCTCTTCCAAATGCTGATGGGATTTCGCTTGAAGTTCGCTCAAGCGTTGAAATTTTTGCTGATTTATTACTGGAAAAAGTATTTTTCAATCTTTTTGATAATTCAATCAGGCATGGAGGGGAAATACACAAAATCTCAATATTTTCATATGAACAAAATGGAATTCATTTTCTGGTATACGAGGATGATGGTATGGGAATCGAACCCGAAATTAAACCTAAAATATTCAGTCGCGGGTTTGGGAAAAATACCGGGTACGGATTGTTTCTGATTCGCGAAATCCTGTCGATTACATCTATTACTATTAATGAAACCGGGATATATGGAAAAGGTGTGAGATTTGAGATGAAAATTCCCGCCGGTGGTGTCAGGAAGAGATCAGATAATTCTGGCAGTGAGGAGAGGGAAGAGAAATAA
- a CDS encoding class I SAM-dependent methyltransferase — protein MQISSLLKTITKPALYEPGNASMWEDDYISHHLLQLHLNQDCDAASRKRVTIERTVQWIERHLETKQKSILDLGCGPGLYCELLAEHGYQVTGVDFSKRSIEYARQSSTHKGLSIEYLQSNYLDLTFENQFDLVIIIFCDFDVLIPHDRTRLLQNIYRALKPGGLFIFDTLNPKAPAVMTIPGKSWDMANDGFWKMGTYLVLSESFHYEGANVILQQHIVCSEPDQCSVYRFWTHYYQYNSIVAILGEEGFSVEDTCDDLLPDDGSGTHTMVTFYVARKK, from the coding sequence ATGCAGATATCCAGCCTTTTAAAAACTATTACTAAACCGGCGCTCTATGAACCAGGCAATGCAAGCATGTGGGAAGACGATTATATCTCCCATCACCTACTTCAACTGCACCTGAATCAGGACTGCGATGCAGCTAGCAGAAAACGAGTTACTATCGAAAGAACAGTTCAGTGGATAGAGAGACATCTGGAAACCAAGCAAAAATCGATCCTTGACCTTGGATGCGGACCTGGTTTATATTGTGAACTTCTAGCAGAACACGGATATCAAGTGACAGGCGTAGATTTTTCGAAACGTTCAATCGAATATGCCCGCCAGAGTAGCACCCATAAAGGATTATCGATCGAATATCTTCAAAGCAATTATCTTGATCTCACCTTTGAGAACCAGTTTGACTTGGTTATCATCATATTCTGTGATTTTGATGTTCTCATTCCACATGATCGAACCAGGTTACTGCAAAATATCTATCGAGCGTTAAAACCAGGGGGATTATTCATTTTTGATACCCTCAATCCCAAAGCACCCGCCGTCATGACAATTCCAGGTAAATCTTGGGATATGGCAAATGACGGGTTTTGGAAAATGGGGACATATCTTGTCCTATCTGAATCATTTCATTATGAGGGAGCAAATGTTATCCTCCAGCAACATATTGTCTGCTCAGAACCGGATCAATGTTCGGTGTACCGTTTCTGGACCCATTATTACCAGTATAACAGTATAGTTGCCATCCTTGGTGAAGAGGGGTTTTCTGTAGAAGACACATGTGATGACCTGTTACCAGATGATGGTTCGGGAACTCATACTATGGTAACCTTCTATGTAGCACGGAAAAAGTGA